In Desulfovibrio oxyclinae DSM 11498, a single genomic region encodes these proteins:
- the clpB gene encoding ATP-dependent chaperone ClpB: MDPNKFTKKTQEAVSEAQNLAIRHGHQQIDAEHLLYALAMQDGGLVPQILSKLGTEPGRYSGALEAEIKKLPSVSGPGARPDQIVVTQRLQRALVTADEHAKRMQDEYISVEHIFLALMDEPPSSGVGRVNKQFNLNKDRVLEALTEVRGNQRVTSDNPEATYDSLKKYGRDLVEAAKSGKLDPVIGRDAEIRRVIRILSRRTKNNPVLIGDAGVGKTAIAEGLAQRIVKGDVPEGLKDKLIFALDMGSLIAGAKYRGEFEERLKAVLKEVQESAGRIIMFIDEIHTIVGAGKTDGAMDAGNLLKPMLARGELHCIGATTTEEYRKHIEKDPALERRFQTVMVDEPSVEDTISILRGLRERFEVHHGVRISDGAVVEAAVLSNRYISDRQLPDKAIDLIDEAAALIRTEIDSQPYELDKASRQVMQLEIEREALKRESDEASRERLEKLEKELADLKEKQARLTAQWENEKGGIEKLRSIKEEIESVRLEIDEAKRIHDYNRAAELEYGKLNALQRELAERNKALEDGEGQRMVKEEVGPDDVAQVIARWTGIPVSKLLEGEREKLLRLGEQLHERVIGQEQAVQAVADAVLRARAGLKNPARPIGSFIFLGPTGVGKTELCKTLAQALFDSQDNMVRIDMSEYMEKHTVARLIGAPPGYIGYDEGGQLTEVVRRKPYSVVLFDEIEKAHGDVFNVLLQILDDGRLTDSHGRTVDFKNTVIIMTSNLGAQYMLDGIDETGEFREGVEDQVMGTLRQHFRPEFLNRVDETVLFRPLHMDQLVKIVDLLAEGIRERLADRKIELTISDEAKAFIAQSAYDPSFGARPLHRYLQVHLETPLAKRIISGDLQDGQSVTVELVDGELVFS, from the coding sequence ATGGACCCGAACAAGTTCACCAAAAAGACCCAGGAAGCCGTTTCCGAGGCGCAGAACCTCGCCATTCGGCACGGGCATCAACAGATAGACGCGGAGCACCTGCTCTACGCCCTCGCCATGCAGGACGGCGGACTCGTTCCGCAGATCCTGTCCAAGCTCGGCACCGAGCCCGGCCGCTACTCCGGCGCGCTCGAAGCCGAAATCAAGAAGTTGCCCAGCGTCTCCGGCCCCGGCGCCAGACCGGACCAGATCGTCGTCACGCAGCGTTTGCAGCGTGCGTTGGTCACGGCGGACGAGCACGCCAAACGGATGCAGGACGAGTACATCAGCGTCGAGCACATATTCCTCGCGCTCATGGACGAACCGCCTTCCTCCGGCGTGGGCCGCGTCAACAAGCAGTTCAACCTCAACAAGGACAGGGTGCTTGAAGCCCTGACCGAAGTGCGCGGCAACCAACGCGTGACTTCGGACAACCCCGAGGCCACCTACGATTCGCTCAAGAAATACGGACGCGATCTGGTGGAGGCAGCCAAGAGCGGCAAACTCGACCCGGTGATTGGCCGCGATGCGGAGATTCGGCGCGTGATCCGCATTCTCTCCCGACGTACCAAGAACAACCCGGTGCTCATCGGCGACGCGGGCGTCGGCAAGACCGCCATCGCGGAAGGTTTGGCCCAGCGCATCGTCAAGGGCGACGTGCCCGAGGGGCTCAAGGACAAGTTGATCTTCGCTCTCGACATGGGTTCACTCATCGCCGGCGCGAAGTACCGCGGCGAGTTCGAGGAGCGCCTCAAGGCCGTGCTCAAGGAAGTGCAGGAAAGCGCGGGCCGGATCATCATGTTCATCGACGAGATCCACACCATAGTGGGTGCGGGCAAGACCGACGGCGCCATGGACGCGGGCAACCTGCTCAAGCCCATGCTGGCACGCGGCGAACTGCACTGCATCGGCGCAACCACCACCGAGGAATATCGCAAGCACATCGAAAAGGACCCGGCGCTGGAACGCCGCTTCCAGACCGTGATGGTGGACGAACCGAGCGTGGAGGACACCATTTCCATCCTGCGTGGCCTGCGCGAGCGCTTTGAAGTGCATCACGGCGTGCGCATCTCGGACGGTGCGGTGGTCGAGGCAGCGGTGCTTTCCAACCGCTACATCTCCGACCGCCAACTCCCGGACAAGGCCATCGACCTCATTGATGAGGCCGCGGCCCTTATCCGTACCGAGATAGACTCCCAGCCCTATGAACTGGACAAGGCCAGCCGTCAGGTGATGCAGCTTGAGATTGAGCGCGAAGCCCTCAAGCGCGAATCCGACGAGGCCTCCAGAGAACGCCTTGAGAAACTGGAAAAAGAGTTGGCCGACCTCAAGGAAAAACAGGCCCGTCTTACCGCCCAGTGGGAAAATGAAAAGGGCGGCATCGAAAAGCTGCGCTCCATCAAGGAAGAAATCGAATCCGTGCGGCTGGAAATCGACGAAGCCAAGCGTATTCACGATTACAACCGCGCCGCGGAGCTTGAATACGGCAAGCTCAACGCCCTGCAAAGGGAACTCGCCGAGCGCAACAAGGCGCTCGAAGACGGCGAAGGGCAGCGCATGGTCAAGGAGGAAGTGGGACCGGACGACGTGGCGCAGGTCATCGCCCGCTGGACCGGCATCCCGGTTTCCAAGCTGCTGGAAGGCGAACGCGAGAAGCTGCTGCGCCTCGGCGAGCAGCTCCACGAACGGGTCATCGGACAGGAACAGGCGGTACAGGCCGTGGCCGACGCCGTGCTTCGCGCCCGCGCGGGCCTGAAAAATCCGGCTCGCCCCATCGGCTCGTTCATCTTCCTCGGCCCCACCGGCGTGGGCAAGACCGAGCTGTGCAAGACGCTGGCGCAGGCTCTGTTCGACTCGCAGGACAACATGGTGCGCATCGACATGTCCGAGTATATGGAAAAGCACACCGTGGCCCGGCTCATCGGCGCGCCTCCGGGGTACATCGGCTACGATGAAGGCGGCCAGCTCACCGAGGTCGTTCGCCGCAAGCCCTACTCCGTGGTGCTCTTCGACGAAATCGAAAAGGCACACGGCGACGTGTTCAACGTGCTGCTCCAGATTCTCGACGACGGACGCCTCACCGATTCGCACGGTCGCACCGTTGATTTCAAGAACACGGTGATCATCATGACCTCCAACCTCGGCGCACAGTACATGCTCGACGGCATCGACGAGACCGGCGAGTTCCGTGAAGGCGTGGAGGATCAGGTCATGGGCACGCTCCGCCAGCATTTCAGGCCCGAGTTCCTGAACCGCGTGGACGAGACCGTGCTCTTCCGCCCGCTGCACATGGACCAGCTGGTGAAGATCGTGGACCTGCTGGCCGAGGGCATCCGGGAAAGACTGGCCGACCGCAAGATCGAGCTGACAATCAGCGATGAGGCCAAGGCATTCATCGCACAGTCCGCCTACGATCCGAGCTTCGGGGCGCGTCCGCTGCACCGCTACCTTCAGGTGCACCTCGAAACGCCCCTTGCCAAGCGCATCATCAGCGGCGACCTGCAGGACGGCCAGAGTGTCACCGTGGAACTGGTCGATGGAGAGCTTGTTTTCAGCTAA
- a CDS encoding chaperone modulator CbpM yields the protein MPTRKLKQTLLSIPGLNLPERSTNVAWTQLVELTGVTPGAMAELTELGWIEPARTASDEYIFSHRDVYRIQKLMRICHDLEITFTGGSIIVDLLERIEELESEITELKQR from the coding sequence ATGCCCACGCGGAAACTCAAGCAGACCCTGCTTTCGATCCCCGGCCTCAATCTGCCGGAACGCTCCACCAACGTGGCCTGGACCCAGCTCGTGGAGCTGACCGGCGTCACCCCCGGGGCCATGGCCGAGTTGACCGAGCTGGGCTGGATAGAACCTGCCAGAACCGCTTCCGACGAGTACATCTTCAGCCACCGGGATGTGTACCGGATACAGAAACTCATGCGCATCTGCCACGACCTCGAAATCACCTTCACCGGCGGCAGCATCATCGTTGATCTTCTCGAACGCATCGAGGAGCTGGAAAGCGAGATTACCGAGCTCAAGCAGCGCTAG
- a CDS encoding DnaJ C-terminal domain-containing protein — protein sequence MSVEYKDYYKVLGVSRSASKEEIGKAYKKLARKYHPDLNPNDKSAEDKFKEIGEAYEVLKDPEKRKLYDQFGSNWEHGQNFQPPPGYENMHFDFGGGGGGFGDAGGFSDFFETIFGGAGGDFRSGFRQTGGFGGQHFQQRPRKGQDSEAIYELSLEEAFQGGQKTITLTETGPTGAPSTKTLDVNVPAGIKDGQRIRLSGQGHPGPAGGPSGDLFLKIRLRKHPRFSVDGANVTLDLPLAPWEAALGTKVRVPTLDGSVDMNIPAGIGSGKKLRIRDKGLGTGAKRGDQYVRIMIQVPQKLSKEERELMEELAEKSSFTPRDF from the coding sequence ATGAGCGTCGAATACAAAGACTACTATAAGGTTCTCGGGGTATCCCGGTCCGCCAGCAAGGAGGAAATCGGCAAGGCTTACAAAAAGCTTGCCCGAAAGTACCATCCGGACCTGAACCCCAACGACAAGAGCGCCGAGGACAAGTTCAAGGAGATCGGCGAGGCCTACGAAGTCCTCAAGGATCCCGAAAAGCGAAAGCTGTACGACCAGTTCGGTTCCAACTGGGAGCACGGACAGAATTTCCAGCCCCCGCCGGGCTATGAAAACATGCACTTCGACTTCGGCGGAGGCGGTGGAGGCTTCGGCGATGCAGGCGGCTTCAGCGACTTCTTCGAGACCATCTTCGGCGGCGCGGGCGGGGATTTCCGCAGCGGCTTCCGCCAGACAGGCGGTTTCGGAGGCCAGCATTTCCAACAGCGCCCGCGCAAGGGACAGGACTCCGAGGCCATTTACGAGCTGTCGCTTGAAGAGGCCTTTCAGGGCGGTCAGAAGACCATCACCCTGACCGAGACCGGCCCCACCGGAGCGCCGTCAACCAAGACGCTGGACGTAAACGTACCCGCAGGCATCAAGGACGGCCAGCGCATCCGGCTCTCCGGCCAGGGACATCCCGGCCCCGCCGGTGGTCCGTCAGGCGACCTGTTCCTGAAGATCAGGCTTCGCAAGCACCCCCGCTTCTCGGTGGATGGAGCGAACGTCACCCTTGATCTGCCGCTGGCACCATGGGAGGCCGCCCTCGGCACCAAGGTCCGCGTGCCCACGCTGGACGGTTCCGTGGACATGAACATCCCCGCGGGAATCGGTTCCGGCAAGAAGCTGCGCATCAGGGACAAGGGGCTCGGCACCGGCGCCAAACGAGGCGACCAGTACGTGCGCATCATGATTCAGGTGCCGCAGAAACTTTCCAAGGAAGAACGGGAACTCATGGAAGAACTGGCCGAGAAGTCGTCCTTCACGCCGAGAGACTTTTAG
- a CDS encoding PHP domain-containing protein has translation MLIDLHVHSSISPCSILEMDTILTRARLLGMDAVCITDHDTMRARQLVREGKQENGLQVIIGMEYATDEGDYLIFGPFEKITPGMSAPKLVEHVHDNDGAIIGAHPFRQARPADASIFGPGLCDIVEVANGRNRPEENIRAMHMARRRGLAMTAGSDAHTPDEIATRPTCFTVPVRSRTDLVSALRNKCFHPHGESIDPPLPDLRSAG, from the coding sequence ATGCTCATCGACCTGCACGTCCACAGTTCCATTTCACCGTGCTCCATTCTCGAAATGGACACCATCCTCACCAGAGCCCGGCTTCTGGGCATGGACGCCGTGTGCATCACCGACCACGACACCATGCGGGCGCGGCAGCTTGTCCGTGAAGGCAAACAGGAAAACGGCTTGCAGGTCATCATCGGCATGGAATACGCCACCGATGAAGGCGACTATCTCATATTCGGCCCCTTTGAGAAAATCACCCCCGGCATGAGCGCCCCGAAACTCGTGGAACATGTCCACGACAACGACGGCGCGATCATAGGGGCTCATCCGTTCAGGCAGGCCCGCCCCGCCGACGCATCGATATTCGGTCCCGGCCTGTGCGACATCGTGGAAGTGGCCAACGGCCGCAATCGCCCTGAGGAAAACATCCGCGCCATGCATATGGCCCGCCGCCGGGGGCTTGCCATGACCGCCGGTTCCGACGCCCACACTCCGGATGAAATCGCCACCCGCCCCACATGCTTCACCGTCCCCGTCCGCTCCCGCACGGACCTCGTGAGCGCCTTGCGCAACAAATGCTTCCACCCCCACGGCGAGTCCATCGACCCGCCGCTGCCCGACCTTCGCTCCGCAGGCTGA
- a CDS encoding alkaline phosphatase family protein produces the protein MPKKCIVILLDGIGDRSYARYGNRTPLQAAETPNLDRLSTLGCNGLYHAGKLGQPLPSELAHFTMFGYEQDAFPGRGALEALGADIPLEPDDVAVLAHFVHLKNEEGRLKLGYDRMCGDNNEIETYCKTVAEYEVDDVTIRFHPTKRMFGVVTLHGEVAPCFTDSNPMVDGRWLSDVVPLDSHRGDARCVRAAGALKKYLAWAYRQLEATEVNKIRERQGLPSINGIVTQRAGQLGSVQSFRERHGLTGLSIASGVMYRGLAHYLGMDFERAVDSGDHAFDISSRIRRAIDKFDDYDFIHVHTKAPDQAAHTKSPDAKRKVIEAIDTGLGMVIDELLADPELLVVVTADHSTPSCGDMIHSGEPVPMTFVGQGVRKDKVHYYDEIAVATGCLGYPRGDEFMHLVLNYLDRGRLKGIRDSASSQLFWPGDYRPFILPGEE, from the coding sequence ATGCCTAAGAAATGCATAGTGATATTGTTGGATGGAATAGGGGACCGCAGTTACGCCCGATACGGAAACCGCACGCCGCTTCAGGCCGCCGAGACCCCGAATTTGGACAGGTTGTCCACGCTGGGCTGCAATGGTCTGTACCATGCCGGGAAGCTCGGCCAGCCGCTGCCCAGTGAACTGGCGCACTTCACCATGTTCGGCTACGAGCAGGACGCGTTTCCCGGAAGGGGCGCGCTGGAGGCGCTCGGGGCCGACATCCCGCTGGAGCCGGATGACGTGGCCGTGCTGGCTCACTTCGTTCATCTCAAGAACGAAGAGGGCAGGCTCAAGCTCGGGTACGACCGCATGTGCGGCGACAACAACGAGATTGAGACCTACTGCAAGACCGTGGCGGAGTACGAGGTGGACGACGTCACTATCCGCTTCCATCCCACCAAGCGCATGTTCGGAGTGGTCACCCTGCATGGCGAAGTGGCGCCGTGCTTTACGGACTCCAACCCCATGGTCGATGGACGCTGGCTATCGGACGTGGTGCCGCTGGACTCCCACCGTGGCGACGCCCGTTGCGTGCGCGCGGCCGGGGCGCTCAAAAAATATCTGGCATGGGCCTACCGCCAGCTGGAAGCGACGGAAGTCAACAAGATCCGCGAACGGCAGGGGCTTCCCTCCATCAACGGCATCGTAACCCAGCGCGCGGGGCAGCTCGGCAGCGTGCAGTCGTTCCGTGAACGGCACGGCCTTACGGGCCTGAGCATCGCCAGCGGGGTCATGTATCGCGGTTTGGCGCACTACCTCGGCATGGACTTCGAGCGCGCCGTGGATTCGGGCGACCACGCCTTCGACATTTCATCGCGTATCCGCCGCGCCATTGATAAATTCGACGACTACGACTTCATCCACGTGCACACCAAGGCGCCGGATCAGGCCGCGCATACCAAGAGTCCGGATGCCAAGCGCAAGGTCATCGAAGCGATCGACACCGGCCTCGGCATGGTCATCGATGAGCTGCTGGCCGACCCGGAACTGCTGGTGGTGGTAACCGCCGATCACTCCACGCCGAGCTGCGGCGACATGATCCACTCCGGCGAACCGGTGCCCATGACCTTCGTGGGACAGGGAGTGCGCAAGGACAAGGTGCACTATTACGATGAAATCGCTGTGGCCACCGGCTGCCTCGGGTACCCTCGGGGCGACGAGTTCATGCATCTGGTCCTGAACTACCTCGACAGGGGCCGCCTGAAGGGGATCCGGGACTCGGCTTCGAGCCAACTGTTCTGGCCGGGCGATTATCGGCCGTTCATCCTGCCGGGAGAGGAATGA
- a CDS encoding nitroreductase family protein — MLEFTIDQEKCTKCGECVADCPRSIIELEPEFPRIKDGGEEECIRCQHCLAICKPGALSILGTSPEDCLPLDGALPTPEQMEALVRGRRSTRRYKKENVAPETVEWLMDMLAHAPTGVNNRRLLFTLVDDTETMDKIREEAFEGIRTAVQQGNLPERYAPFEQFIGAWEQGIDVPFRGAPHMIIASSPEDSPCPEADPFIALSYFELCAASKGVGTVWCGLGKYALFDIVPELGRKLGVPEDHKSVYVMLFGNPALKYHRTVKRDNTAVNRVRY; from the coding sequence ATGCTTGAATTCACCATTGATCAGGAAAAATGCACCAAATGCGGCGAATGCGTCGCAGACTGTCCGCGCTCCATCATTGAGCTTGAGCCGGAATTTCCGCGCATCAAGGATGGGGGCGAGGAAGAATGTATACGCTGTCAGCACTGTCTGGCGATCTGCAAGCCCGGCGCGCTGTCCATTTTGGGGACTTCGCCGGAAGACTGCCTGCCCCTCGATGGCGCGCTGCCCACGCCCGAACAGATGGAGGCGCTGGTGCGCGGCCGCCGCTCCACCCGCCGTTACAAAAAGGAAAACGTGGCCCCCGAAACCGTGGAATGGCTCATGGACATGCTGGCGCACGCCCCAACAGGCGTGAACAACCGCCGCCTGCTCTTCACTCTCGTGGATGACACCGAGACCATGGACAAGATCCGTGAAGAAGCCTTTGAAGGCATCCGCACGGCAGTGCAGCAAGGAAACCTTCCTGAGCGGTATGCGCCTTTCGAACAGTTCATCGGGGCTTGGGAGCAGGGCATCGACGTACCTTTCCGGGGTGCTCCGCACATGATCATCGCATCCTCTCCCGAAGATTCCCCATGCCCGGAGGCAGACCCGTTCATCGCCCTGAGTTACTTTGAGCTCTGCGCCGCTTCAAAGGGCGTCGGTACTGTCTGGTGCGGGCTGGGCAAGTACGCCCTGTTCGACATCGTGCCGGAACTCGGCCGCAAGCTGGGCGTGCCCGAGGACCACAAGTCCGTTTATGTGATGCTCTTCGGCAACCCGGCCCTCAAGTATCACCGCACGGTCAAACGCGACAATACGGCAGTCAACCGCGTCCGTTACTAG
- a CDS encoding late competence development ComFB family protein produces MTTPHEIPPVNGVDLSGIRNRNEKRVATLMPGLLEEEAPGHQFDPLDLQDIFALTLNLLPPRYSQRGSIVISNKLPDDEIRQQMREAVKRVLANPTRSGD; encoded by the coding sequence ATGACAACACCCCACGAGATACCTCCGGTGAACGGCGTGGATCTTTCCGGCATCCGCAACAGAAACGAGAAGCGCGTGGCAACGCTCATGCCCGGCCTTCTGGAAGAAGAGGCGCCGGGCCACCAATTCGATCCGCTGGACCTTCAGGACATCTTCGCCCTCACCCTGAATCTGTTGCCGCCCCGCTACAGCCAGCGCGGGAGCATCGTCATTTCCAACAAGCTGCCCGACGATGAAATCCGTCAGCAGATGCGCGAGGCCGTCAAGCGAGTGCTGGCGAACCCAACGCGCAGTGGCGATTGA
- a CDS encoding TIGR00269 family protein, with translation MKCKRCKAKAVVSLPSHNTAFCKDCYPLFFTRQVETAIRRQKMFTHEERILVALSGGKDSLALMLELSLQGYDVTGLHIDLGIPRSSEKARAKVEAFCELHGLKLQVLEVANEGLPIPAIKKHINRPVCSVCGKIKRHYFNRIAREGGYDALATGHNLDDEAARLFANTLRWDAGYLSDQGPTLPAEEGFVRKVKPLYRLSEFETANYAFLKGIEIHSDPCPYSGGASFTNHKHLLGELEYKSPGSKFSFYEGFLKKGRPAFAMLNKEEGDKVSPCGECGSPTSLDLCGVCRIRTALKEKMAEAE, from the coding sequence ATGAAATGCAAGCGCTGCAAGGCAAAAGCCGTCGTATCCCTTCCGAGTCACAACACGGCCTTCTGCAAGGACTGTTACCCGCTGTTCTTCACCAGACAGGTGGAAACAGCCATCCGCAGACAGAAAATGTTCACCCATGAAGAGCGAATCCTGGTGGCCCTTTCCGGCGGCAAGGACTCGCTGGCGCTGATGCTGGAACTTTCCCTTCAGGGTTACGACGTCACGGGCCTGCACATCGATCTGGGCATCCCCCGCAGCTCTGAAAAAGCACGCGCCAAGGTCGAGGCGTTCTGCGAACTGCACGGCCTCAAGCTTCAGGTGCTCGAAGTCGCCAATGAAGGATTGCCCATCCCGGCCATCAAGAAGCACATCAATAGGCCGGTCTGCTCGGTCTGCGGCAAAATCAAACGACATTATTTCAACAGAATCGCGCGCGAGGGCGGCTACGACGCGCTGGCCACGGGGCACAACCTCGACGACGAGGCGGCCCGTCTGTTCGCCAACACCCTGCGCTGGGATGCGGGCTACCTTTCCGACCAGGGACCGACCCTGCCCGCCGAGGAAGGCTTCGTGCGCAAGGTCAAACCGCTCTATCGCCTGAGCGAATTCGAAACCGCAAACTACGCGTTTCTCAAGGGCATCGAGATTCACTCCGATCCCTGCCCCTACTCCGGCGGCGCCAGCTTCACCAACCACAAGCACCTGCTCGGTGAGCTGGAATACAAGAGCCCCGGAAGCAAATTCTCCTTTTACGAGGGATTCCTCAAGAAAGGACGCCCGGCGTTCGCCATGCTGAACAAGGAAGAAGGCGACAAAGTCTCTCCCTGCGGCGAGTGCGGCTCACCCACCTCGCTGGACCTGTGCGGTGTCTGCCGCATCAGGACGGCGCTTAAGGAAAAAATGGCCGAAGCCGAATAA
- a CDS encoding response regulator produces MDQHKILVVDNEKHIRMLYREELEAEGFQVATSDGEEDILDVIHREEPDIVILDIKLGVNRSGLDLLQEIRTESQTLPVILSTAYDSYQHDIKSIAADYYVVKSVDLTELKDKVRMAVSKASVAG; encoded by the coding sequence ATGGATCAACACAAGATACTCGTCGTCGACAATGAAAAGCATATTCGCATGCTTTATCGGGAGGAGCTTGAAGCCGAAGGCTTCCAGGTGGCGACTTCCGACGGCGAGGAGGACATCCTCGACGTCATACACAGGGAAGAGCCGGATATCGTCATTCTGGATATCAAGCTCGGAGTGAACCGTTCCGGGTTGGATCTTCTGCAGGAAATCCGAACCGAAAGCCAGACGCTGCCGGTTATCCTGTCCACCGCCTACGACTCCTACCAGCACGACATCAAGTCTATCGCCGCGGATTATTATGTGGTTAAATCCGTGGACCTCACCGAGTTGAAGGACAAGGTGCGCATGGCCGTGAGCAAGGCCAGCGTTGCCGGGTGA
- a CDS encoding site-2 protease family protein: protein MFDISSTIREIAVLAVPLLAALTLHELAHGFVAYKLGDPTAKRAGRLTLNPLKHLDPIGTVVFFLIKIGWAKPVPVDPRYFKNPRAGMALVSIAGPGANFILAAIFAAGFHLINSTTVSDPEGMALKVLVPLLLICQAGVLVNLILGVFNLLPVPPLDGSGIVQYFLPQRLAYQYERFGRYGIFVILGLFILGDILGFSVLGTFLFPPVRFGAALLGVPL, encoded by the coding sequence ATGTTCGACATATCCAGCACCATCCGGGAGATAGCCGTGCTCGCCGTGCCTCTTCTGGCGGCACTCACCCTGCACGAGCTCGCTCACGGATTCGTCGCCTACAAGCTGGGCGACCCCACGGCCAAGAGGGCGGGACGCCTCACCCTCAACCCGCTCAAGCACCTGGACCCCATCGGGACCGTCGTGTTTTTTCTCATCAAGATAGGCTGGGCCAAGCCCGTGCCGGTGGACCCGCGGTACTTCAAGAACCCTCGGGCAGGCATGGCGCTTGTCTCCATTGCCGGTCCCGGAGCGAATTTCATTCTGGCAGCGATTTTTGCGGCTGGGTTTCATCTCATCAACAGCACCACCGTGTCCGACCCGGAAGGGATGGCTTTGAAGGTGCTGGTGCCGCTTTTGCTCATCTGTCAGGCCGGCGTGCTGGTGAACCTGATTCTGGGCGTGTTCAACCTGCTGCCTGTTCCGCCGCTGGACGGCTCGGGCATCGTGCAGTATTTTCTTCCGCAGCGGCTTGCGTACCAGTACGAGCGTTTCGGACGCTACGGCATTTTCGTGATACTCGGACTGTTCATTCTGGGCGACATACTCGGCTTCAGCGTGCTTGGCACGTTCCTGTTCCCACCCGTTCGTTTCGGAGCGGCGTTGCTTGGTGTTCCCCTCTAA
- the trpS gene encoding tryptophan--tRNA ligase, which yields MSEKKRILSGMRPTGPLHLGHYFGVIANWINLQDEYDCYFFVADWHALTSEYADSSRIKGFVPGLVQDWLAAGIDPEKCVVFQQSMIKEHAELFLILSMVTPLGWLERNPTWKEQREQLTNKDIHTHGFLGYPVLQAADILMYLPDAVPVGKDQLPHLELNREIARRFNHIFGRDFFPEPKDLLTEEAKLPGLDGRKMSKSYGNAIGLSEDMDTIVPKVRGMLTDENRKRKADPGDPSICNLFPYHKLMTDPARLPEIEAGCRDASWGCVDCKKLLLESLEKFLAPIQERRKSLDEDTLADILNEGNKKARAYAQDTMQQVREIIGFDF from the coding sequence ATGAGCGAAAAGAAACGCATCCTCTCCGGCATGAGACCCACCGGCCCCCTGCATCTTGGTCACTACTTCGGCGTCATCGCCAACTGGATCAACCTGCAGGACGAATACGACTGTTATTTCTTCGTGGCCGACTGGCACGCCCTCACCAGCGAATACGCGGACTCCTCCAGAATCAAGGGTTTCGTGCCCGGTCTGGTGCAGGACTGGCTGGCCGCAGGCATCGACCCCGAGAAGTGCGTGGTCTTTCAGCAGTCCATGATCAAGGAACATGCCGAACTGTTCCTTATCCTTTCCATGGTCACGCCGCTTGGCTGGCTGGAGCGCAACCCCACCTGGAAGGAGCAGCGCGAACAGCTCACCAACAAGGACATCCATACCCACGGCTTCCTCGGTTACCCCGTATTGCAGGCAGCGGATATCCTGATGTACCTTCCGGACGCCGTGCCCGTGGGCAAGGACCAGCTGCCGCACCTCGAACTCAACCGCGAGATAGCGCGTCGGTTCAATCATATTTTCGGCAGGGACTTCTTCCCCGAGCCCAAGGACCTGCTCACCGAGGAGGCCAAACTGCCGGGGCTGGACGGACGCAAGATGTCCAAAAGCTACGGCAACGCCATCGGCCTGTCCGAGGACATGGACACCATCGTGCCCAAGGTCCGCGGAATGCTTACGGACGAAAATCGCAAGCGCAAGGCCGACCCTGGCGACCCGTCCATCTGCAACCTGTTCCCGTACCACAAGCTCATGACCGATCCCGCGCGCCTGCCGGAAATCGAAGCGGGCTGCCGGGACGCGAGCTGGGGTTGCGTGGACTGTAAGAAGCTGCTGTTGGAGTCGCTCGAAAAATTCCTCGCCCCCATTCAGGAGCGGCGCAAGAGCCTCGACGAGGACACGCTCGCCGACATTCTGAACGAGGGCAACAAGAAGGCCCGCGCCTATGCACAGGATACCATGCAGCAGGTGCGTGAAATAATCGGTTTCGACTTTTAG
- a CDS encoding FKBP-type peptidyl-prolyl cis-trans isomerase — protein sequence MSVANEGSKVKVNYTGKYKDTGEVFDSSEGREPLEFVLGEGMVIAGFEKAVVGMKAGETASIEIPPEEGYGSTRPELIFEVRREQLPPNIAPEEGMMLEVATESGQAAYVRVSDVAEETVTLDGNHPLADQTLQFDIELVEVS from the coding sequence ATGTCCGTCGCTAACGAAGGCAGCAAGGTTAAGGTCAATTACACAGGCAAATACAAGGACACCGGCGAGGTGTTCGACAGCAGCGAAGGACGGGAGCCCCTGGAGTTTGTTCTCGGTGAGGGCATGGTCATCGCCGGTTTCGAGAAAGCGGTTGTCGGCATGAAGGCCGGCGAAACCGCCAGCATCGAGATTCCGCCGGAAGAAGGCTACGGCTCCACCCGCCCTGAACTCATCTTCGAGGTGCGCCGCGAGCAGCTGCCCCCGAACATCGCTCCCGAAGAAGGCATGATGCTGGAAGTGGCCACCGAATCCGGTCAGGCCGCCTACGTCCGCGTCAGCGATGTGGCGGAAGAGACCGTCACCCTCGACGGCAACCACCCGCTGGCCGACCAGACGCTTCAGTTCGACATCGAACTGGTCGAAGTGTCCTAG